One Nostoc punctiforme PCC 73102 DNA window includes the following coding sequences:
- a CDS encoding DUF1816 domain-containing protein, with product MKTLWHNLKEVLINTFDSIGLAWWVEIVTQNPRCTYYFGPFLTSSDAKFSSVGYIEDLEVEGATGITMRVKRCKPNTLTIAEDLGERFDRKVQPAFGGQI from the coding sequence ATGAAAACCCTTTGGCATAACCTCAAGGAAGTGTTGATTAACACATTCGACTCCATCGGCCTGGCTTGGTGGGTAGAGATTGTGACGCAAAATCCCCGGTGTACTTACTACTTTGGGCCATTTCTGACTTCTTCTGATGCAAAATTTTCAAGCGTTGGATACATAGAAGATTTGGAAGTCGAAGGAGCTACGGGAATTACTATGCGTGTCAAACGTTGCAAACCTAATACCTTAACAATTGCTGAAGACTTGGGGGAAAGATTTGACCGCAAAGTACAGCCTGCCTTTGGCGGTCAGATTTAA
- a CDS encoding DNA adenine methylase: protein MIKSPLRYPGGKSKAINQIAEYLPDNFSEFREPFVGGGSVFIYLRQKFPHIKIWINDLNRELFLFWKFAQCDLAHLVQEIRHIKVKYRDGKLLFTELASVDVNSLSDLERAVRFFVLNRITFSGTVESGGFSQEAFHKRFTNSSIDRLEKLEGILSENVQITNLDYSHLLKSPGENIFLFLDPPYFSATKSKLYGKDGDLHTFFEHKRFAELLQQCHHRWLITYDDSSQIRENFQWANISAWELQYGMNNYKQSVAAKGKELFITNYEIKLYLDKKAKNQKLVNPAL, encoded by the coding sequence ATTATCAAAAGTCCTCTGCGGTATCCTGGTGGTAAATCAAAAGCAATAAATCAAATAGCTGAATACTTGCCAGATAATTTTTCAGAATTTCGAGAGCCTTTTGTAGGTGGTGGTTCTGTATTTATTTATTTAAGACAAAAATTTCCGCATATCAAGATTTGGATTAACGATTTAAACCGCGAACTATTTTTATTTTGGAAGTTTGCCCAATGCGATCTGGCTCACTTAGTTCAAGAAATTCGGCATATTAAAGTTAAATATAGAGATGGTAAATTACTCTTTACAGAATTAGCTAGTGTAGATGTCAATAGTTTATCTGATTTAGAAAGAGCAGTTCGTTTTTTCGTCCTTAATAGAATTACTTTTTCAGGAACTGTAGAATCAGGTGGCTTTTCTCAAGAAGCTTTTCATAAAAGATTTACTAATTCTTCGATAGACCGATTAGAAAAATTAGAAGGTATCTTATCAGAAAATGTCCAAATTACTAATCTCGATTACAGTCACCTATTAAAATCACCAGGAGAAAATATATTTTTATTTTTAGATCCACCATATTTTAGTGCAACAAAATCAAAGTTATATGGTAAAGATGGTGACTTACACACGTTTTTTGAACATAAGAGATTTGCTGAACTTTTGCAACAATGTCATCATCGCTGGTTAATTACCTACGACGACTCATCGCAAATTCGAGAAAATTTTCAATGGGCTAATATCTCAGCATGGGAATTGCAGTATGGCATGAATAACTATAAGCAGAGTGTTGCAGCGAAAGGAAAAGAGCTATTCATTACTAACTACGAAATTAAACTTTATTTGGATAAAAAAGCAAAAAATCAGAAGCTTGTTAATCCAGCTTTGTAG
- the trpD gene encoding anthranilate phosphoribosyltransferase, translated as MTTFPISAQEASASWYMLLQQLIDGQSLSRTQAAELMQGWLSEAVPPELSGAILTALNFRGISADELTGMAEVLQSQSSPLSTQHGLNAPLSTALSTVIDTCGTGGDGSSTFNISTAVAFVAAASGVPVAKHGNRSASSLTGSADVLEALGVNLSASSDKVQAALQEVGITFLFAPGWHPALKAVAQLRRTLRVRTVFNLLGPLVNPLRPSGQVVGLFTPKLLATVAQALNNLGKEKAIVLHGREKLDEAGLGDETDLAVLSDGEVQVTTINPLDLDLTPAPIGMLRGGDVQENAVILKAVLQGKGTQAQQDAVALNASLALQVAGTIALLDHAQGIKIAKDILQSGAAWTKLEQLVEFLGN; from the coding sequence ATGACAACTTTTCCAATCTCTGCTCAAGAAGCCTCTGCTAGCTGGTATATGCTGCTGCAACAATTAATAGATGGCCAATCCTTATCCCGTACTCAAGCTGCTGAATTGATGCAAGGTTGGCTTAGTGAAGCGGTTCCCCCAGAGTTATCAGGGGCTATTTTAACAGCGCTGAACTTTAGAGGCATTTCTGCCGATGAGTTGACTGGTATGGCTGAAGTATTACAATCCCAATCTTCCCCACTTAGCACTCAGCACGGGCTAAACGCCCCGCTATCAACAGCACTCAGCACTGTAATAGATACCTGTGGCACGGGTGGAGATGGTTCATCAACCTTTAATATTTCCACAGCCGTTGCTTTTGTTGCGGCTGCATCTGGCGTACCAGTTGCTAAACACGGTAATCGTTCAGCTTCAAGTCTCACGGGGAGCGCAGATGTATTGGAAGCCTTGGGTGTAAACTTAAGCGCATCCAGTGACAAGGTGCAAGCCGCATTACAAGAGGTGGGGATCACTTTTTTGTTTGCACCTGGTTGGCATCCAGCACTTAAAGCAGTTGCCCAATTGCGGCGGACTCTTAGGGTAAGAACGGTGTTTAATTTACTGGGGCCGTTAGTAAATCCTTTGCGTCCTAGTGGGCAAGTTGTGGGGCTATTTACTCCCAAACTTTTGGCGACTGTTGCCCAAGCATTAAACAATTTGGGCAAGGAAAAGGCGATTGTTTTGCATGGGCGAGAAAAACTTGATGAGGCTGGGTTAGGAGATGAAACTGACTTAGCGGTTTTATCAGATGGAGAAGTACAGGTAACTACCATTAATCCCCTAGATTTGGATCTAACACCTGCTCCCATAGGTATGCTTCGGGGTGGAGATGTCCAAGAGAATGCAGTAATTCTCAAGGCGGTACTCCAAGGTAAGGGAACTCAGGCGCAACAAGATGCTGTTGCGTTGAATGCGTCGTTGGCGTTGCAAGTAGCAGGTACGATCGCACTGCTGGATCACGCCCAAGGGATTAAAATCGCTAAGGATATCCTACAAAGCGGGGCAGCTTGGACGAAGTTGGAGCAGTTAGTTGAGTTTCTGGGGAATTAA
- the carA gene encoding glutamine-hydrolyzing carbamoyl-phosphate synthase small subunit, giving the protein MPLTDAIPALLVLADGTTYRGWSFGATGTAIGEVVFNTGMTGYQEVLTDPSYCGQIVIFTYPELGNTGINLEDEESDGPQVRGAIARNICQRPSNWRSTQSLPDYLKQNQVPGIYGIDTRALTRKIRMFGAMNGGISTTILDEAELLEQVQAAPNMAGLNLVREVTTSTAYEWSDPTIPAWEFNCEAAENLGEAFTVVALDFGVKRNILRRLVSYGCRVIVVPADTPPEEILNYNPDGVFLSNGPGDPAAVTGGIATAKALLLSQKPIFGICMGHQILGHALGAETYKLKFGHRGLNQPAGLQQRVEITSQNHSFAIDPDSLPTAVVEISHLNLNDRTIAGVRHKSLPVFSVQYHPEASPGPHDADYLFEQFVQAMQAARQAATAEVK; this is encoded by the coding sequence ATGCCCCTGACTGACGCAATACCTGCTTTACTTGTCCTGGCAGATGGAACCACTTATCGCGGTTGGTCTTTCGGTGCTACAGGAACCGCGATCGGAGAAGTGGTGTTCAACACTGGCATGACCGGATATCAAGAAGTACTGACTGACCCTAGTTACTGTGGTCAGATTGTCATTTTTACCTATCCTGAATTAGGCAATACTGGTATTAATCTTGAAGATGAGGAATCAGATGGCCCTCAAGTGCGGGGTGCGATCGCCCGAAATATTTGTCAACGACCAAGTAACTGGCGATCGACACAATCCTTACCAGACTACCTGAAACAAAACCAAGTACCAGGGATCTACGGCATAGATACCCGCGCCCTCACCCGCAAAATTCGGATGTTTGGAGCCATGAACGGTGGCATTTCCACAACTATTCTCGATGAGGCGGAATTGCTAGAACAGGTACAGGCGGCTCCCAACATGGCGGGATTGAATCTGGTTCGCGAAGTCACCACATCAACGGCTTATGAATGGTCAGATCCCACAATTCCAGCTTGGGAATTCAACTGTGAGGCTGCGGAAAATCTTGGAGAAGCCTTTACCGTTGTCGCCCTTGACTTTGGCGTAAAACGCAACATTTTGCGTCGCTTAGTAAGTTACGGTTGTCGGGTAATTGTTGTGCCTGCTGATACGCCACCAGAAGAAATCCTCAATTACAATCCAGATGGTGTGTTTCTTTCTAATGGGCCGGGCGACCCAGCTGCCGTCACTGGAGGGATTGCAACTGCCAAAGCGCTTTTGTTAAGTCAAAAACCCATTTTTGGTATTTGTATGGGGCATCAAATTTTAGGTCATGCATTAGGTGCAGAAACCTATAAATTAAAATTTGGTCATCGTGGTTTAAATCAGCCTGCGGGTTTACAACAACGGGTAGAAATTACCAGCCAAAACCATAGTTTTGCTATTGATCCAGATTCTTTACCTACGGCAGTTGTGGAAATCAGCCATCTAAACTTAAACGATCGCACCATTGCCGGGGTACGTCACAAATCTCTACCTGTATTCTCTGTACAGTATCACCCAGAAGCCAGTCCTGGCCCACACGATGCCGATTACTTGTTTGAGCAATTTGTTCAAGCCATGCAAGCAGCACGTCAAGCCGCAACAGCCGAGGTTAAGTAA
- a CDS encoding Mini-ribonuclease 3 has protein sequence MKSQEEELLDGQDKTPKQSLSWTEALLATTGPFQQISLSQVQQISPTALAYLGDAIYELYVRMFYLLPLQRSGIYHSLVVEQVRAETQALHLRSLTPHLRDTELEIVRRGRNAATGRPKRLNPEIYQQATSLETLIGYLYLTDYQRLTELLQMLHVEKE, from the coding sequence GTGAAGTCACAGGAGGAAGAGCTATTAGATGGACAAGATAAAACTCCCAAGCAGAGTTTATCTTGGACTGAAGCACTCTTGGCAACCACAGGGCCATTCCAACAGATTTCCCTCTCACAAGTGCAACAAATTTCTCCTACTGCTTTAGCATATTTGGGGGATGCAATTTATGAGTTGTATGTTAGAATGTTCTATCTGCTGCCATTGCAGCGGTCGGGAATTTACCATAGTCTGGTAGTGGAGCAGGTAAGAGCAGAAACACAAGCGCTACATTTGCGATCGCTAACTCCTCATCTGAGGGACACCGAATTAGAAATTGTCCGACGGGGTAGAAACGCCGCGACAGGCCGCCCTAAGCGACTTAATCCCGAAATTTATCAACAGGCAACTAGTCTAGAAACCCTAATAGGCTATTTATATCTCACCGATTACCAGCGTCTAACCGAACTGTTGCAAATGCTTCATGTAGAAAAAGAGTGA
- a CDS encoding retropepsin-like aspartic protease family protein: protein MLQSFLSRATLIFLSSALAVLCVACSEDKQNTATGGNEQPAPIGDLASAQPAVKPRTPAVTPEVQPLEPSESEPSIFEQGLDKAVGAWSISRSAQSPGDWILVANQYQDAIALMQRVRRKSPEFAIAQTKITEYRRQIKYAQQQATPRPVRLAEPKRIVVVVPQTTITPKYTSPPQETKPLPIEPGLPSSAVVIPDQEVFTAPIKRRIGGTPIVEVTFNGQREFEMIVDTGASGTVITQQMANALGIVTVGRAKANTASSRAVEFPVGYVNSMAVGGVIVNRIPVAIAGAELETGLLGHDFFGNYDVTIKRNVIEFRPQSRSQINSPETQLTAPTSSKLPRFVGYP, encoded by the coding sequence ATGCTTCAGTCTTTTTTATCCCGTGCAACCCTAATTTTTTTATCAAGCGCTCTAGCGGTTTTGTGTGTTGCCTGTAGTGAAGACAAACAAAACACTGCGACTGGTGGCAATGAGCAACCCGCGCCAATTGGGGATCTGGCATCAGCACAGCCTGCCGTCAAACCACGAACACCAGCTGTTACGCCAGAAGTACAGCCGCTAGAGCCGTCTGAAAGTGAACCCAGTATTTTTGAACAGGGGCTAGACAAAGCGGTTGGCGCTTGGAGTATCAGCCGTTCTGCTCAATCTCCAGGTGATTGGATTTTGGTGGCGAATCAGTACCAGGATGCGATCGCGCTGATGCAAAGAGTCCGGCGAAAAAGCCCAGAATTTGCGATCGCTCAAACCAAAATTACTGAATATCGCCGCCAAATTAAATATGCCCAACAACAAGCTACTCCTCGCCCTGTGCGTCTTGCCGAACCAAAGAGAATAGTGGTTGTGGTGCCCCAAACAACAATTACACCAAAGTATACCTCGCCTCCACAAGAAACAAAACCGTTACCAATAGAGCCAGGTTTGCCCTCATCAGCAGTGGTGATTCCAGATCAGGAAGTATTTACAGCGCCGATTAAAAGGCGAATTGGTGGAACGCCAATTGTGGAAGTCACTTTCAATGGCCAACGAGAATTTGAGATGATTGTGGATACGGGAGCCAGTGGCACTGTCATCACCCAACAGATGGCCAATGCTTTGGGAATCGTGACAGTAGGGAGAGCTAAAGCAAATACCGCTAGTTCTAGAGCTGTAGAATTTCCTGTGGGCTATGTTAATTCGATGGCCGTTGGTGGGGTAATAGTGAATAGAATCCCAGTAGCGATCGCAGGTGCGGAACTAGAAACTGGACTTTTAGGGCATGACTTTTTTGGCAACTACGATGTCACCATCAAACGTAATGTAATAGAATTTCGCCCGCAATCGCGATCGCAAATTAATTCCCCAGAAACTCAACTAACTGCTCCAACTTCGTCCAAGCTGCCCCGCTTTGTAGGATATCCTTAG
- the rlmB gene encoding 23S rRNA (guanosine(2251)-2'-O)-methyltransferase RlmB translates to MQNKPRKIISTNTSTGEPNRGKPIKIKGKRVVSNPTRNPRKIDSNPISVANPTRNPRKIDSNPISVANPTRNPRKIDSNTISGNSRQRNSNFSQSPVSTQPIEEDNDIIYGRHPVLSALQKQRNLNRIWITTRLRYDPSFHHFLLQAKENGTVIDEVEPKRLDYLTNGANHQGVAAQTAPYGYIELADLIEQSKSVTDPVIVVADGITDPHNLGAIIRTAEAIGAQGLVIPQRRASGITSTVMKVAAGALENFTVSRVVNLSRALEELKEAGFWIYGTAASGSEPVHTVNFKGPIVLVIGSEGEGLGMLTQRSCDFLVSIPLQGKTPSLNASVAAGMALYEIYRQRSLNTLYLDKVQKISLKK, encoded by the coding sequence ATGCAGAATAAACCGAGAAAAATCATCAGCACTAACACTTCTACTGGCGAACCCAATCGTGGTAAACCTATAAAAATTAAGGGTAAGCGTGTTGTTAGTAATCCCACTCGTAATCCTCGGAAAATAGATAGCAACCCTATTTCTGTTGCTAATCCCACTCGTAATCCCCGGAAAATAGATAGCAACCCTATTTCTGTTGCTAATCCCACTCGCAATCCCCGGAAAATAGATAGCAACACCATTTCTGGCAATTCTCGACAACGAAATAGCAACTTCTCTCAGTCGCCTGTATCTACACAACCAATAGAAGAAGATAACGATATCATCTACGGTCGTCATCCAGTATTGAGTGCATTGCAAAAACAGCGCAATCTTAACCGCATCTGGATTACGACCCGTCTGCGCTACGATCCCAGCTTTCACCATTTTCTGCTCCAAGCTAAGGAAAATGGCACCGTTATTGATGAGGTTGAACCCAAGCGCTTAGACTATCTTACCAATGGCGCTAATCATCAAGGTGTGGCAGCACAAACTGCTCCTTACGGCTATATCGAATTAGCCGATCTCATTGAACAGTCTAAATCTGTAACCGATCCCGTTATTGTCGTGGCTGACGGAATTACTGATCCCCACAACTTAGGAGCAATTATTCGCACCGCCGAAGCAATAGGCGCTCAAGGATTGGTAATTCCCCAAAGACGGGCATCTGGGATCACTTCCACTGTTATGAAAGTAGCAGCAGGCGCTTTAGAAAACTTTACTGTATCTAGAGTTGTTAACCTCAGCCGCGCCTTAGAAGAATTAAAAGAAGCTGGCTTTTGGATTTATGGCACTGCTGCAAGTGGAAGTGAACCCGTGCATACTGTCAATTTCAAAGGCCCAATCGTTTTGGTAATTGGTTCAGAAGGCGAAGGTCTGGGTATGTTGACTCAACGTTCCTGTGATTTCTTGGTATCGATTCCTCTGCAAGGTAAGACTCCCAGCCTAAATGCTTCTGTAGCAGCAGGGATGGCGCTTTATGAAATTTATCGTCAGCGATCGCTAAATACGCTGTACTTAGATAAGGTACAAAAAATTTCTTTGAAAAAATAA
- a CDS encoding STAS domain-containing protein, with amino-acid sequence MIAEPLNLTVSLRGTREVRDNCQLFRLTGLLDAFSEPTFRKVLGSKIEEGPKHIILDLSQIDFIDSSGLGALVQLAKQAQTAEGTLQIVTNARVTQTVKLVRLEKFLSLQKSVEEALENVK; translated from the coding sequence ATTATTGCTGAGCCACTGAATCTAACCGTTAGCCTGAGGGGTACTCGTGAAGTCCGGGATAACTGCCAGCTATTCCGCCTCACAGGTTTGTTAGATGCCTTTTCTGAACCCACATTTCGCAAAGTGCTTGGCAGCAAGATCGAAGAGGGCCCTAAGCACATTATTTTGGATCTCTCACAAATCGACTTTATTGATAGCTCTGGCTTGGGCGCTTTAGTGCAGCTAGCCAAGCAGGCTCAAACGGCTGAAGGCACTTTGCAAATTGTCACGAATGCCCGCGTAACTCAAACAGTCAAGCTTGTTCGTCTAGAGAAGTTTCTCTCCCTGCAAAAATCAGTTGAAGAAGCTCTAGAAAACGTCAAGTAG